From the genome of Cedecea lapagei, one region includes:
- a CDS encoding NADPH-dependent 2,4-dienoyl-CoA reductase has protein sequence MSYSSLLAPLDLGFTTLKNRVLMGSMHTGLEELPDGAERLAAFYAERARHGVALIVTGGIAPSASGVTVAHGAVLNARSQLAHHQIVTDAVHREGGKIALQILHTGRYSYQPKLVAPSAIQAPINPFKPHELSHQEVLTLIEDFAHCASLAREAGYDGVEIMGSEGYLINQFLAARTNQRDDEWGGDYERRMRFAVEVVRAVRERVGQEFIIIYRLSLLDLVEGGGNFDQAVTLAKAIEKAGATLINTGIGWHEARIPTIATSVPRGAFSWVTKKLKGHVALPLVTTNRINTPETAEQILADGDADMVSMARPFLADPEFVSKAAANRADEINTCIGCNQACLDQIFAGKVTSCLVNPRACHETTMPVIPATQAKRIAVVGAGPAGLAFAVNAAGRGHSVTLFDAAAEIGGQFNIAKQIPGKEEFFETLRYYRRMLALTGVDVRLNQYISPEKLSDYDEVVLACGIEPRLPEIDGIGHPKVLSYIDVLRDKAPVGKRVAVIGAGGIGFDTSMYLSQEGASTSQSIAEFCVEWGIDTSLQTSGGLRPEGPHLHKSPRSIFLLQRKTSKPGEGLGKTTGWIHRTTLLARGVKMMAGVSYERIDDAGLHITVGGEPQLLEVDNVIICAGQNSRRELLEPLQEMGKTVHLIGGADVAMELDARRAIAQGTRLALEI, from the coding sequence ATGAGCTATTCGTCGCTGCTTGCCCCGCTGGATCTCGGCTTCACCACTTTGAAAAATCGCGTGCTGATGGGCTCGATGCACACCGGACTGGAAGAGCTGCCGGACGGCGCTGAGCGCCTCGCGGCGTTCTATGCCGAGCGTGCCCGCCACGGCGTAGCGCTGATTGTCACCGGCGGGATTGCCCCTTCGGCCTCCGGCGTGACCGTTGCCCACGGCGCGGTGCTGAACGCCAGAAGCCAACTTGCTCATCACCAGATTGTGACCGATGCGGTTCACCGCGAAGGCGGCAAAATTGCCCTGCAAATCCTGCATACCGGCCGCTATAGCTATCAGCCTAAACTGGTCGCCCCTTCGGCCATTCAGGCGCCGATTAACCCGTTTAAACCCCACGAACTCAGCCACCAGGAGGTTTTAACGCTGATCGAGGACTTCGCCCACTGCGCCAGCCTCGCGCGGGAGGCCGGGTATGACGGCGTGGAGATCATGGGGTCAGAAGGCTATCTGATTAACCAGTTTTTGGCCGCGCGCACCAACCAGCGCGACGACGAGTGGGGCGGCGACTATGAGCGCAGAATGCGCTTTGCCGTTGAAGTCGTGCGTGCCGTAAGAGAACGCGTTGGCCAAGAGTTTATTATTATCTACCGCCTGTCGCTGCTCGACCTGGTGGAAGGCGGCGGCAACTTTGACCAGGCCGTCACACTCGCCAAAGCGATAGAAAAAGCGGGCGCTACGCTTATCAATACCGGCATCGGCTGGCATGAAGCCCGTATTCCCACCATTGCGACGTCCGTTCCACGCGGCGCGTTTAGCTGGGTAACTAAAAAACTGAAAGGTCACGTTGCGCTGCCGCTGGTGACCACCAACCGTATCAATACCCCGGAAACCGCCGAGCAGATCCTGGCCGACGGCGACGCGGATATGGTCTCGATGGCGCGCCCTTTCCTTGCCGATCCTGAATTTGTCTCCAAGGCCGCCGCGAACCGCGCCGATGAAATCAATACCTGTATTGGCTGCAACCAGGCCTGCCTGGATCAGATTTTTGCGGGTAAAGTGACCTCCTGCCTCGTCAACCCCCGCGCCTGCCATGAAACCACAATGCCCGTTATTCCTGCTACGCAGGCGAAGCGCATCGCGGTTGTTGGTGCAGGTCCTGCAGGACTGGCCTTTGCGGTTAACGCCGCCGGACGTGGCCACAGCGTCACGCTGTTTGACGCCGCGGCGGAGATCGGCGGGCAGTTTAATATCGCCAAACAGATCCCCGGCAAAGAAGAGTTTTTCGAAACGCTGCGCTACTACCGCCGGATGCTTGCTCTTACCGGCGTGGACGTGCGCCTTAATCAGTACATTTCCCCCGAGAAGCTGAGCGACTACGACGAGGTAGTTCTGGCCTGCGGCATTGAACCACGCCTGCCGGAAATTGACGGCATCGGCCACCCGAAGGTGCTGAGCTATATCGACGTACTGCGCGACAAAGCGCCGGTAGGCAAACGCGTGGCGGTGATTGGCGCTGGCGGCATTGGCTTTGATACTTCGATGTACCTGAGCCAGGAAGGAGCCTCCACCAGCCAGAGCATCGCTGAGTTCTGCGTGGAATGGGGAATTGATACCAGCCTGCAAACCTCAGGTGGCCTGCGCCCGGAGGGCCCGCACCTGCATAAAAGTCCGCGCAGCATCTTCCTGCTGCAGCGTAAAACCAGCAAACCAGGCGAAGGCCTGGGCAAAACTACCGGCTGGATCCACCGCACCACGCTGCTGGCGCGCGGCGTGAAAATGATGGCGGGCGTGAGCTACGAACGCATTGACGATGCCGGGCTGCACATCACCGTAGGCGGAGAGCCGCAGCTGCTGGAAGTGGACAACGTGATTATTTGTGCCGGGCAGAACTCTCGCCGCGAGCTGCTGGAGCCGCTACAGGAAATGGGCAAAACCGTGCATTTAATTGGCGGTGCCGATGTGGCAATGGAGCTGGATGCCCGACGCGCTATCGCGCAGGGCACCCGTTTAGCGCTGGAGATTTAG